A region from the Phycodurus eques isolate BA_2022a chromosome 12, UOR_Pequ_1.1, whole genome shotgun sequence genome encodes:
- the LOC133410633 gene encoding glutamate decarboxylase 1-like isoform X1 has protein sequence MASAPSSSSDGDPDPNATNLRPPGSSYDAWCGVAHGCTRKLGMKIYGFLQKNNSVEEGSRFVGSFKERAARSLMFTCDNSSGGTRFTRTETDFSNLFARELLPAKNGEEPTMQFLLEVVEILISYIRKTFDRSTKVLDFHHPHQLLEGMEGFNLELSEQPESLEQILVDCRDTLKYGVRTGHPRFFNQLSTGLDIIGLAGEWLTSTANTNMFTYEIAPVFVLMEHLTLKKMREFIGWPEGEGDGIFSPGGAISNMYGVMIARYKFFPEVKTKGMAAAPRLVLFTSEHSHYSIKKASAALGFGTDNLILLNTDERGRVIPADLEAKVIAAKQKGYVPMYVNATAGTTVYGAFDPINEIADICEKYNMWLHVDGAWGGGLLMSRKHRHKLNGVERANSVTWNPHKMMGVPLQCSAILVREKGLLQGCNSMCAGYLFQPDKQYDVAYDTGDKAIQCGRHVDIFKFWLMWKAKGTVGFEQHIDKCLELSSYLYYKIKDREGFKMVFNTEPQHTNVCFWYLPLSLRGMPAGKERQERLHKVAPKIKAMMMESGTTMVGYQPQGEKVNFFRMVISNAAATRSDIDFLVEEIERLGHNL, from the exons ATGGCGTCTGCACCGTCCTCCTCCTCCGATGGCGATCCGGATCCCAACGCGACAAATTTACGGCCACCGGGCTCAA GCTATGACGCTTGGTGTGGAGTTGCTCATGGATGTACACGAAAATTGGGAATGAAGATTTATG GTTTCCTGCAGAAGAACAACAGCGTGGAGGAGGGCAGCAGGTTCGTGGGCTCGTTCAAGGAGCGCGCGGCCAGGAGCCTCATGTTCACTTGCGACAACAGCAGCGGAGGCACGCGCTTCACACGCACGGAGACCGACTTCTCCAACCTGTTTGCCAGAG AGCTCTTACCTGCCAAAAATGGAGAGGAGCCCACCATGCAGTTCttgctggaggtggtggaaatccTCATCAGCTACATTCGCAAAACCTTCGACAGATCCACCAAGGTTCTGGACTTCCACCACCCACACCAACTGCTGGAGGGCATGGAGGGCTTCAACCTGGAGCTCTCGGAGCAGCCCGAGTCCCTGGAACAGATCTTGGTGGACTGTCGGGACACCCTCAAGTATGGCGTGAGGACAG GTCATCCCAGGTTTTTCAACCAGCTCTCCACTGGATTAGACATCATTGGCTTGGCAGGAGAGTGGCTCACCTCGACggcaaatacaaacat GTTCACCTATGAGATCGCACCCGTCTTCGTACTGATGGAGCACCTGACGTTGAAAAAGATGCGAGAATTCATCGGCTGGCCCGAGGGGGAGGGAGATGGAATATTTTCTCCAG GAGGAGCCATCTCCAACATGTATGGCGTGATGATTGCACGCTACAAGTTCTTCCCTGAGGTGAAAACCAAAGGCATGGCAGCTGCACCTCGACTGGTCCTCTTCACCTCTGAGCAT AGCCACTACTCAATCAAAAAAGCCAGCGCAGCATTGGGCTTTGGAACAGACAACTTGATCCTGCTCAACACCGATGAGAG ggggAGAGTCATTCCTGCCGATTTGGAAGCCAAAGTAATCGCAGCCAagcaaaag GGCTACGTCCCCATGTATGTGAACGCCACGGCCGGCACCACAGTCTACGGAGCCTTCGATCCCATCAATGAAATCGCTGACATCTGCGAAAAATACAACATGTGGCTACATGTGGAC GGTGCATGGGGAGGAGGTTTGCTGATGTCTAGGAAACACAGACACAAGCTGAATGGGGTCGAGAG GGCCAACTCAGTCACCTGGAACCCCCACAAGATGATGGGGGTGCCTCTGCAGTGTTCCGCCATTCTGGTCCGAGAGAAG GGCTTATTGCAAGGCTGCAACTCTATGTGCGCTGGCTACCTGTTTCAGCCAGATAAGCAGTACGACGTGGCGTACGACACAGGAGATAAGGCCATTCAGTGCGGTCGCCATGTTGACATATTTAAGTTCTGGCTCATGTGGAAAGCAAAG GGAACAGTGGGATTTGAACAACATATCGACAAGTGTCTGGAACTGTCATCATACctatactacaaaataaaagacagagaagGCTTCAAGATGGTGTTTAACACAGAG CCACAGCACACCAACGTATGCTTCTGGTACCTTCCGCTGAGCCTACGTGGCATGCCTGCTGGTAAAGAGAGACAAGAGAGGTTGCACAAG GTGGCCCCAAAGATCAAGGCCATGATGATGGAGTCTGGCACCACAATGGTGGGCTACCAGCCTCAAGGAGAGAAGGTCAACTTCTTCCGCATGGTCATATCCAACGCGGCTGCTACCAGGTCAGATATCGACTTTCTGGTGGAGGAAATCGAGAGACTCGGGCACAATTTGTAA
- the LOC133410633 gene encoding glutamate decarboxylase 1-like isoform X2, translating to MASAPSSSSDGDPDPNATNLRPPGSSYDAWCGVAHGCTRKLGMKIYGFLQKNNSVEEGSRFVGSFKERAARSLMFTCDNSSGGTRFTRTETDFSNLFARELLPAKNGEEPTMQFLLEVVEILISYIRKTFDRSTKVLDFHHPHQLLEGMEGFNLELSEQPESLEQILVDCRDTLKYGVRTGHPRFFNQLSTGLDIIGLAGEWLTSTANTNMFTYEIAPVFVLMEHLTLKKMREFIGWPEGEGDGIFSPGGAISNMYGVMIARYKFFPEVKTKGMAAAPRLVLFTSEHSHYSIKKASAALGFGTDNLILLNTDERGRVIPADLEAKVIAAKQKGYVPMYVNATAGTTVYGAFDPINEIADICEKYNMWLHVDGAWGGGLLMSRKHRHKLNGVERANSVTWNPHKMMGVPLQCSAILVREKGTVGFEQHIDKCLELSSYLYYKIKDREGFKMVFNTEPQHTNVCFWYLPLSLRGMPAGKERQERLHKVAPKIKAMMMESGTTMVGYQPQGEKVNFFRMVISNAAATRSDIDFLVEEIERLGHNL from the exons ATGGCGTCTGCACCGTCCTCCTCCTCCGATGGCGATCCGGATCCCAACGCGACAAATTTACGGCCACCGGGCTCAA GCTATGACGCTTGGTGTGGAGTTGCTCATGGATGTACACGAAAATTGGGAATGAAGATTTATG GTTTCCTGCAGAAGAACAACAGCGTGGAGGAGGGCAGCAGGTTCGTGGGCTCGTTCAAGGAGCGCGCGGCCAGGAGCCTCATGTTCACTTGCGACAACAGCAGCGGAGGCACGCGCTTCACACGCACGGAGACCGACTTCTCCAACCTGTTTGCCAGAG AGCTCTTACCTGCCAAAAATGGAGAGGAGCCCACCATGCAGTTCttgctggaggtggtggaaatccTCATCAGCTACATTCGCAAAACCTTCGACAGATCCACCAAGGTTCTGGACTTCCACCACCCACACCAACTGCTGGAGGGCATGGAGGGCTTCAACCTGGAGCTCTCGGAGCAGCCCGAGTCCCTGGAACAGATCTTGGTGGACTGTCGGGACACCCTCAAGTATGGCGTGAGGACAG GTCATCCCAGGTTTTTCAACCAGCTCTCCACTGGATTAGACATCATTGGCTTGGCAGGAGAGTGGCTCACCTCGACggcaaatacaaacat GTTCACCTATGAGATCGCACCCGTCTTCGTACTGATGGAGCACCTGACGTTGAAAAAGATGCGAGAATTCATCGGCTGGCCCGAGGGGGAGGGAGATGGAATATTTTCTCCAG GAGGAGCCATCTCCAACATGTATGGCGTGATGATTGCACGCTACAAGTTCTTCCCTGAGGTGAAAACCAAAGGCATGGCAGCTGCACCTCGACTGGTCCTCTTCACCTCTGAGCAT AGCCACTACTCAATCAAAAAAGCCAGCGCAGCATTGGGCTTTGGAACAGACAACTTGATCCTGCTCAACACCGATGAGAG ggggAGAGTCATTCCTGCCGATTTGGAAGCCAAAGTAATCGCAGCCAagcaaaag GGCTACGTCCCCATGTATGTGAACGCCACGGCCGGCACCACAGTCTACGGAGCCTTCGATCCCATCAATGAAATCGCTGACATCTGCGAAAAATACAACATGTGGCTACATGTGGAC GGTGCATGGGGAGGAGGTTTGCTGATGTCTAGGAAACACAGACACAAGCTGAATGGGGTCGAGAG GGCCAACTCAGTCACCTGGAACCCCCACAAGATGATGGGGGTGCCTCTGCAGTGTTCCGCCATTCTGGTCCGAGAGAAG GGAACAGTGGGATTTGAACAACATATCGACAAGTGTCTGGAACTGTCATCATACctatactacaaaataaaagacagagaagGCTTCAAGATGGTGTTTAACACAGAG CCACAGCACACCAACGTATGCTTCTGGTACCTTCCGCTGAGCCTACGTGGCATGCCTGCTGGTAAAGAGAGACAAGAGAGGTTGCACAAG GTGGCCCCAAAGATCAAGGCCATGATGATGGAGTCTGGCACCACAATGGTGGGCTACCAGCCTCAAGGAGAGAAGGTCAACTTCTTCCGCATGGTCATATCCAACGCGGCTGCTACCAGGTCAGATATCGACTTTCTGGTGGAGGAAATCGAGAGACTCGGGCACAATTTGTAA
- the LOC133410633 gene encoding glutamate decarboxylase 1-like isoform X3 → MASAPSSSSDGDPDPNATNLRPPGSSYDAWCGVAHGCTRKLGMKIYELLPAKNGEEPTMQFLLEVVEILISYIRKTFDRSTKVLDFHHPHQLLEGMEGFNLELSEQPESLEQILVDCRDTLKYGVRTGHPRFFNQLSTGLDIIGLAGEWLTSTANTNMFTYEIAPVFVLMEHLTLKKMREFIGWPEGEGDGIFSPGGAISNMYGVMIARYKFFPEVKTKGMAAAPRLVLFTSEHSHYSIKKASAALGFGTDNLILLNTDERGRVIPADLEAKVIAAKQKGYVPMYVNATAGTTVYGAFDPINEIADICEKYNMWLHVDGAWGGGLLMSRKHRHKLNGVERANSVTWNPHKMMGVPLQCSAILVREKGLLQGCNSMCAGYLFQPDKQYDVAYDTGDKAIQCGRHVDIFKFWLMWKAKGTVGFEQHIDKCLELSSYLYYKIKDREGFKMVFNTEPQHTNVCFWYLPLSLRGMPAGKERQERLHKVAPKIKAMMMESGTTMVGYQPQGEKVNFFRMVISNAAATRSDIDFLVEEIERLGHNL, encoded by the exons ATGGCGTCTGCACCGTCCTCCTCCTCCGATGGCGATCCGGATCCCAACGCGACAAATTTACGGCCACCGGGCTCAA GCTATGACGCTTGGTGTGGAGTTGCTCATGGATGTACACGAAAATTGGGAATGAAGATTTATG AGCTCTTACCTGCCAAAAATGGAGAGGAGCCCACCATGCAGTTCttgctggaggtggtggaaatccTCATCAGCTACATTCGCAAAACCTTCGACAGATCCACCAAGGTTCTGGACTTCCACCACCCACACCAACTGCTGGAGGGCATGGAGGGCTTCAACCTGGAGCTCTCGGAGCAGCCCGAGTCCCTGGAACAGATCTTGGTGGACTGTCGGGACACCCTCAAGTATGGCGTGAGGACAG GTCATCCCAGGTTTTTCAACCAGCTCTCCACTGGATTAGACATCATTGGCTTGGCAGGAGAGTGGCTCACCTCGACggcaaatacaaacat GTTCACCTATGAGATCGCACCCGTCTTCGTACTGATGGAGCACCTGACGTTGAAAAAGATGCGAGAATTCATCGGCTGGCCCGAGGGGGAGGGAGATGGAATATTTTCTCCAG GAGGAGCCATCTCCAACATGTATGGCGTGATGATTGCACGCTACAAGTTCTTCCCTGAGGTGAAAACCAAAGGCATGGCAGCTGCACCTCGACTGGTCCTCTTCACCTCTGAGCAT AGCCACTACTCAATCAAAAAAGCCAGCGCAGCATTGGGCTTTGGAACAGACAACTTGATCCTGCTCAACACCGATGAGAG ggggAGAGTCATTCCTGCCGATTTGGAAGCCAAAGTAATCGCAGCCAagcaaaag GGCTACGTCCCCATGTATGTGAACGCCACGGCCGGCACCACAGTCTACGGAGCCTTCGATCCCATCAATGAAATCGCTGACATCTGCGAAAAATACAACATGTGGCTACATGTGGAC GGTGCATGGGGAGGAGGTTTGCTGATGTCTAGGAAACACAGACACAAGCTGAATGGGGTCGAGAG GGCCAACTCAGTCACCTGGAACCCCCACAAGATGATGGGGGTGCCTCTGCAGTGTTCCGCCATTCTGGTCCGAGAGAAG GGCTTATTGCAAGGCTGCAACTCTATGTGCGCTGGCTACCTGTTTCAGCCAGATAAGCAGTACGACGTGGCGTACGACACAGGAGATAAGGCCATTCAGTGCGGTCGCCATGTTGACATATTTAAGTTCTGGCTCATGTGGAAAGCAAAG GGAACAGTGGGATTTGAACAACATATCGACAAGTGTCTGGAACTGTCATCATACctatactacaaaataaaagacagagaagGCTTCAAGATGGTGTTTAACACAGAG CCACAGCACACCAACGTATGCTTCTGGTACCTTCCGCTGAGCCTACGTGGCATGCCTGCTGGTAAAGAGAGACAAGAGAGGTTGCACAAG GTGGCCCCAAAGATCAAGGCCATGATGATGGAGTCTGGCACCACAATGGTGGGCTACCAGCCTCAAGGAGAGAAGGTCAACTTCTTCCGCATGGTCATATCCAACGCGGCTGCTACCAGGTCAGATATCGACTTTCTGGTGGAGGAAATCGAGAGACTCGGGCACAATTTGTAA
- the LOC133410633 gene encoding glutamate decarboxylase 1-like isoform X4: MYVNATAGTTVYGAFDPINEIADICEKYNMWLHVDGAWGGGLLMSRKHRHKLNGVERANSVTWNPHKMMGVPLQCSAILVREKGLLQGCNSMCAGYLFQPDKQYDVAYDTGDKAIQCGRHVDIFKFWLMWKAKGTVGFEQHIDKCLELSSYLYYKIKDREGFKMVFNTEPQHTNVCFWYLPLSLRGMPAGKERQERLHKVAPKIKAMMMESGTTMVGYQPQGEKVNFFRMVISNAAATRSDIDFLVEEIERLGHNL; encoded by the exons ATGTATGTGAACGCCACGGCCGGCACCACAGTCTACGGAGCCTTCGATCCCATCAATGAAATCGCTGACATCTGCGAAAAATACAACATGTGGCTACATGTGGAC GGTGCATGGGGAGGAGGTTTGCTGATGTCTAGGAAACACAGACACAAGCTGAATGGGGTCGAGAG GGCCAACTCAGTCACCTGGAACCCCCACAAGATGATGGGGGTGCCTCTGCAGTGTTCCGCCATTCTGGTCCGAGAGAAG GGCTTATTGCAAGGCTGCAACTCTATGTGCGCTGGCTACCTGTTTCAGCCAGATAAGCAGTACGACGTGGCGTACGACACAGGAGATAAGGCCATTCAGTGCGGTCGCCATGTTGACATATTTAAGTTCTGGCTCATGTGGAAAGCAAAG GGAACAGTGGGATTTGAACAACATATCGACAAGTGTCTGGAACTGTCATCATACctatactacaaaataaaagacagagaagGCTTCAAGATGGTGTTTAACACAGAG CCACAGCACACCAACGTATGCTTCTGGTACCTTCCGCTGAGCCTACGTGGCATGCCTGCTGGTAAAGAGAGACAAGAGAGGTTGCACAAG GTGGCCCCAAAGATCAAGGCCATGATGATGGAGTCTGGCACCACAATGGTGGGCTACCAGCCTCAAGGAGAGAAGGTCAACTTCTTCCGCATGGTCATATCCAACGCGGCTGCTACCAGGTCAGATATCGACTTTCTGGTGGAGGAAATCGAGAGACTCGGGCACAATTTGTAA
- the LOC133410953 gene encoding Golgi reassembly-stacking protein 2-like isoform X2 — protein MGGLTSSMGGFKGVQVPGGGSEGYHVLKVQQNSPGYCAGLEPFFDFIIAICDTRLSKENDSLQDALERNMDKPTKLMLYSSRTLDVRETVIVPSSMWGGPGLLGISIRFSNFQGARENVWHVLEVEPNSPAALAGLRAYTDYIIGAETFMDKNENLFKLINSHEGRLLKFYVYNTDTVECREVYVRPNCNWGGAGSLGCGIGYGYLHRVPTTPSTKNKIRFPTPDENFSEVCLTAVIPTIPVVELTLQLCLDAPVSTTDPVTSPQCVQTSVDSAATQEVHPSKQSVTVSASTLPSSEHSLPTSCANAAVTQDEASPSTVVQMIGSLSQTPSSVISSDSINITVSADASLHPHTV, from the exons ATGGGGGGCTTGACGAGCTCCATGGGGGGCTTTAAAGGCGTGCAAGTACCAGGTGGGGGAAGCGAAGGCTACCACGTCCTCAAA GTGCAGCAGAATTCTCCAGGTTATTGTGCAGGACTGGAGCCATTCTTTGATTTCATCATCGCAATATGTGATACCAGACTA agcAAAGAGAACGACAGCCTCCAAGATGCACTGGAGAGGAACATGGACAAACCCACCAAACTGATGTTGTACAGTAGCAGGACGCTAGACGTGAGGGAGACTGTGATCGTACCCAGCAGCATGTGGGGCGGACCAGGGCTTCTGGGGATCAGCATCCGCTTCTCCAACTTTCAAGGAGCCAGAGAAAATGTTTGGCATGTCTTG GAAGTGGAGCCAAACTCTCCTGCAGCCCTGGCTGGCCTCAGAGCCTATACTGACTACATTATAGGAGCTGAAACTTTCATGGACAAG AATGAAAATCTTTTCAAACTCATCAATAGCCATGAAGGGAGACTGCTCAAGTTCTACGTCTACAACACAGACACAGTCGAGTGCCGTGAGGTGTATGTCAGGCCAAATTGTAACTGGGGGGGAGCGGGCAG TCTAGGCTGTGGGATCGGGTATGGTTACCTGCACAGGGTACCCACCACACCTTCCACCAAGAACAAGATTCGTTTTCCTACACCAGATGAAAATTTCTCTGAG GTTTGTCTCACTGCAGTCATTCCAACCATTCCA GTTGTCGAGTTAACATTGCAGCTTTGCTTAGATGCACCAGTAAGCACGACAGACCCTGTGACATCACCACAATGTGTTCAAACGTCAGTCGATTCTGCTGCCACACAAG AGGTTCACCCTTCAAAGCAGTCAGTCACAGTCTCCGCTTCCACTCTGCCTTCATCGGAACATTCCCTCCCAACCTCTTGCGCAAACGCTGCTGTCACACAGGATGAAGCATCTCCCTCTACTGTTGTCCAAATGATCGGTTCACTGAGCCAAACTCCATCATCGGTAATCAGCTCTGACTCTATAAATATCACGGTGTCTGCAGACGCATCTTTGCACCCACACACTGTGTGA
- the LOC133410953 gene encoding Golgi reassembly-stacking protein 2-like isoform X1 produces MGGLTSSMGGFKGVQVPGGGSEGYHVLKVQQNSPGYCAGLEPFFDFIIAICDTRLSKENDSLQDALERNMDKPTKLMLYSSRTLDVRETVIVPSSMWGGPGLLGISIRFSNFQGARENVWHVLEVEPNSPAALAGLRAYTDYIIGAETFMDKNENLFKLINSHEGRLLKFYVYNTDTVECREVYVRPNCNWGGAGSLGCGIGYGYLHRVPTTPSTKNKIRFPTPDENFSEVCLTAVIPTIPVSISTVLEQTNTAFDLTTVRTDAPVSTTDPVTSPQCVQTSVDSAATQEVHPSKQSVTVSASTLPSSEHSLPTSCANAAVTQDEASPSTVVQMIGSLSQTPSSVISSDSINITVSADASLHPHTV; encoded by the exons ATGGGGGGCTTGACGAGCTCCATGGGGGGCTTTAAAGGCGTGCAAGTACCAGGTGGGGGAAGCGAAGGCTACCACGTCCTCAAA GTGCAGCAGAATTCTCCAGGTTATTGTGCAGGACTGGAGCCATTCTTTGATTTCATCATCGCAATATGTGATACCAGACTA agcAAAGAGAACGACAGCCTCCAAGATGCACTGGAGAGGAACATGGACAAACCCACCAAACTGATGTTGTACAGTAGCAGGACGCTAGACGTGAGGGAGACTGTGATCGTACCCAGCAGCATGTGGGGCGGACCAGGGCTTCTGGGGATCAGCATCCGCTTCTCCAACTTTCAAGGAGCCAGAGAAAATGTTTGGCATGTCTTG GAAGTGGAGCCAAACTCTCCTGCAGCCCTGGCTGGCCTCAGAGCCTATACTGACTACATTATAGGAGCTGAAACTTTCATGGACAAG AATGAAAATCTTTTCAAACTCATCAATAGCCATGAAGGGAGACTGCTCAAGTTCTACGTCTACAACACAGACACAGTCGAGTGCCGTGAGGTGTATGTCAGGCCAAATTGTAACTGGGGGGGAGCGGGCAG TCTAGGCTGTGGGATCGGGTATGGTTACCTGCACAGGGTACCCACCACACCTTCCACCAAGAACAAGATTCGTTTTCCTACACCAGATGAAAATTTCTCTGAG GTTTGTCTCACTGCAGTCATTCCAACCATTCCAGTGAGTATTTCGACTGTATTAGAACAGACAAACACAGCTTttgacctcaccactgttcgaacag ATGCACCAGTAAGCACGACAGACCCTGTGACATCACCACAATGTGTTCAAACGTCAGTCGATTCTGCTGCCACACAAG AGGTTCACCCTTCAAAGCAGTCAGTCACAGTCTCCGCTTCCACTCTGCCTTCATCGGAACATTCCCTCCCAACCTCTTGCGCAAACGCTGCTGTCACACAGGATGAAGCATCTCCCTCTACTGTTGTCCAAATGATCGGTTCACTGAGCCAAACTCCATCATCGGTAATCAGCTCTGACTCTATAAATATCACGGTGTCTGCAGACGCATCTTTGCACCCACACACTGTGTGA
- the LOC133410953 gene encoding Golgi reassembly-stacking protein 2-like isoform X3 produces the protein MDKPTKLMLYSSRTLDVRETVIVPSSMWGGPGLLGISIRFSNFQGARENVWHVLEVEPNSPAALAGLRAYTDYIIGAETFMDKNENLFKLINSHEGRLLKFYVYNTDTVECREVYVRPNCNWGGAGSLGCGIGYGYLHRVPTTPSTKNKIRFPTPDENFSEVCLTAVIPTIPVSISTVLEQTNTAFDLTTVRTDAPVSTTDPVTSPQCVQTSVDSAATQEVHPSKQSVTVSASTLPSSEHSLPTSCANAAVTQDEASPSTVVQMIGSLSQTPSSVISSDSINITVSADASLHPHTV, from the exons ATGGACAAACCCACCAAACTGATGTTGTACAGTAGCAGGACGCTAGACGTGAGGGAGACTGTGATCGTACCCAGCAGCATGTGGGGCGGACCAGGGCTTCTGGGGATCAGCATCCGCTTCTCCAACTTTCAAGGAGCCAGAGAAAATGTTTGGCATGTCTTG GAAGTGGAGCCAAACTCTCCTGCAGCCCTGGCTGGCCTCAGAGCCTATACTGACTACATTATAGGAGCTGAAACTTTCATGGACAAG AATGAAAATCTTTTCAAACTCATCAATAGCCATGAAGGGAGACTGCTCAAGTTCTACGTCTACAACACAGACACAGTCGAGTGCCGTGAGGTGTATGTCAGGCCAAATTGTAACTGGGGGGGAGCGGGCAG TCTAGGCTGTGGGATCGGGTATGGTTACCTGCACAGGGTACCCACCACACCTTCCACCAAGAACAAGATTCGTTTTCCTACACCAGATGAAAATTTCTCTGAG GTTTGTCTCACTGCAGTCATTCCAACCATTCCAGTGAGTATTTCGACTGTATTAGAACAGACAAACACAGCTTttgacctcaccactgttcgaacag ATGCACCAGTAAGCACGACAGACCCTGTGACATCACCACAATGTGTTCAAACGTCAGTCGATTCTGCTGCCACACAAG AGGTTCACCCTTCAAAGCAGTCAGTCACAGTCTCCGCTTCCACTCTGCCTTCATCGGAACATTCCCTCCCAACCTCTTGCGCAAACGCTGCTGTCACACAGGATGAAGCATCTCCCTCTACTGTTGTCCAAATGATCGGTTCACTGAGCCAAACTCCATCATCGGTAATCAGCTCTGACTCTATAAATATCACGGTGTCTGCAGACGCATCTTTGCACCCACACACTGTGTGA